Part of the Zingiber officinale cultivar Zhangliang chromosome 8A, Zo_v1.1, whole genome shotgun sequence genome, TTCTTTATTCCTTGTCAGGAAACACTAAAACCCATCTTAGTTTATCCAAATAGTGGCGGCGAAGGGTATGATCCTGTTAGAAAGGATTGGGTGGTGAGTTTTTACAACCTCGTTGATACTTGAACATGTCTTCCTGTTGCTTCGATATTATTGAGTTCTAAACCTAATCAATTCTGAAATCTAATGACGGACAAATATCAATGCATTTTCCATGTGAAGTTCGTGATGCAATTTGTACCAATACCtggttttacaatttttttttaataaaatgtctAACCACCTCTGTGTTTCTGCTTGCAGTTAAGTGGTGCTTCTGACGATGATTTTGTTTCATACGTGAGCAAGTGGCATGAGGCTGGAGCTTCTCTTATAGGAGGATGCTGTAGGACAACCCCGAACACCATCAGGGCTATAGCAAAGGCTTTGTGCAAGGGCTTTGATGCTGGCAAAGGAGAAGCAGAGCAACAGATTGAGGTTGAGAAAAATTCAGTTGAGGACACACTGGCACTTAACTCGACATCATTTCATAACTCTTCCAGCAACACAAGTGCTTGCTCCCGTCCTCTTCTCGTGTAGTTGTCTAGTAAATGCGAAAGTAAAATGATGCACGAGATCCTGATCAAACTGTACTGTGCATAACTGAATCTGTTGTCTGAGTTCACCCTGCTTGGGATTGTAGTAGCAGGATGCTAAGTGTGATCAATAAAAAGTACTGTAGTAACATTACGTCTTTTGTTTTGGGGTTAAAATTGTAGTAGTAATTCTAATATCACGTAGAATAGTTGTTGATAGATAAGTATGATAAAACAATTGACTTCGTAATAATTCTGTAGGAACAAGTGTAGTGGCCTTGTTGCAGACAACCATCTCTATTATCACTTCTTAAGATCACTTGTCTATGGGAAAAATGAATATGAATTCACCTATTATGTCTCCTAATTCAGCAACACAGCTCCAGGCAAACAAAGGAATCCATGGCCAAAGTCTGCAAATATCTTCACCGTCTTGTCTCATGTGAATAGCTAGCATCTCCTCCCTGCGGAGCCTTATCATGATACTTGAACTTTCATGGGAATAATTGTTAGATGATCCTCTGTACCGGAGATGGATAACATAACGTAAGCCAACCCAATCGATGGTGCTCATTTTTCACATCTTCCCTCCATTAGTCAGCTTCCAACCCTCTGCCGGTCTTCCTGCGGCTCTGCCTCTTGTAGAAGGAAACAATAGGAACTCAAGTTCAACAATTAAGTTAGGCAGCAAGGATGTATAATAGTTTAACAACATCTATACAAAATTGTTATCAATAAGTTATTATTCGgagttttgagttttgatttgtGTAATATTTATTGTATTGCGTAGATTATTGGGAAGGCCCCGTTGAGCAGAGTCGCGCGTGGCATTAACCAGGAACTTtgcatcacttttttttttttttttttgacaaaggcGGCTCTTTTATTTAGTTGTCACTAAGTCGACATTAGACCAGATTCTTACACTACTCAAGGGAAAGAGTCACACAGATTGACTCCGACATGTAGACTCCGAGCCACCTCACTCCTGCTTCGACTTCCAAAACTTACACCATCTCTATCGCTGGATCTTCACGCCCCCCACGGCCCCTTCGTTCGTGCTCTCTGCACTCCTCCTCGCATTGGCTGCGGCACTGCCTCATTTTGCGAGGGTCGCGATATTGCTGTTCGCAGTCATCCTCGCACCGGCGGTATTCCTCCCGAAGATCCCTGTTGCCGCCGGACCCGCCACGGCCGAGCTCTTCCCGTTCCCGCTGTTCCCGGTACTGCTCCTCGCACTTCCATTGGCATTGCTGTTGTCGGCGCGGGTCGCGACGCTCCTCTTCACACCGTTGTTGGCATCGCCGGAATTCCTCCCGAGGGTCGCGGTTCCCTACGGCATCGCAGCCACGCTCTCTGCGCTCGCGCTCCTCTTGGTAACGCTCCTCGCATCTCCTTTGGCACTGCTCTTGCTGCCGGGCGTCGCCGCGCTGCTGATCACAACGCCGCTCGCACCGGCGGAGTTCTTCCTCGGGGTCTCTGTTCGTCTCGTCGCGTCCTCGCTCCTCCTCATACCGCTGCTCGCACTGCATCTCGCATTGCTGCACCTGGCGCGGGTCATGCTGCTGCTGCCAGCACTTCTGCTTGCATTGGCGAAGCCTCTCTTGAGGATCTCGACGCATCTCCACCAGATCGTCTCCCCTGCTCCTTCTCTGTTCGCTGCGGTATTCCTCCTCGCACCTTTGCTCGCACTGGCGCCGCTGAGCTTCGCCCTGCCGACTCTGGCGGCACTCTTGCTGGCACTGCTCGAGCCGGCGCTGGGGATCGACGCTGTTGTGCGAGAGCACGGAAGCAGCCGATAGGAGgtaaagggagaggaagaggagcaCTGCTAGGAGTGCTTTTTCTTTGGTGATCGCCATAACTATTGGATAGATCAAAGCGATGGAAGTGATGATGGACGGAAGGATTACGATGCTTCTTATAGCGAGAGGACAAGGTGAAAATTCTGGACGATTGGGGCCACGCGGTCGTCCATGGCAGTCATGCAACTTGACGAGTGTTCACCACCGTTCTCCTCACCGAATCCTACTCCACAGAGGGGCTGGGGCAGCAGGACCGCATGCAAATGAAGAGATTCTCGTTAAAAGATTGATATCCAATATCACTCCGTTTTCGAATAAattattacaataaataaaattttaataattagaattttattaatttaaaattattattatcgaACAGATTTTAAttcatttctctttttttttatactctttaattatttttatattttttatactcCTCATACATACCAGAGctaataatttttctttcttttaattttcttcttaataattttttttaacttactttgaattgttttcctttcttttcctaTGCTCCAAGTTTCTGTCTAAAactcatttttttattaaatatgcTTCTTTTCTAATTAATTGATTTCTCCCTTTATGTTTATGTTAAATCCTTAATTTAAATTCTTCCCTTTCACCGTCGTTACCGACTGCTGTGTGTCATCATCTTTCATTCTATAAATAAAATCTCTATCTTTTCCTCTTACCGTTGTTACCGACTACTCctatactctctctctctctctctctctctctctctctctctctctccctctcatatCTCCACATTAATTGATGTTATGCCCCCACGAGCGAGATCAGccggttatgacatggtattcttgcatcatgagtcgggaggtcgaaggtctgcggcagcaattgcgataacatcaatatctgtccgtgctaaacacctaagaccgccatgtcatagctgggcccgtattcaccgtgatttactccctctcatacttgtggggccggggtgagggggccgctgggttggcggttccaacctttgCATCATTAATTGATGTTGATATGTCCCCTCGGGGCGATGCGATGGTTAAAATATAAGATATTGTCACATGagatcttggggtcgaaactcgacgtgaccgagcataacctctcctatatcttggccatttgcactaatggctagtagccacccgtgatttatctcctccgtattgGTCTAGGGATGGGTGGGTTGGCGCGGGCGCTGGGGTGAGTACTGTGAATGCTATAGTAAAAATTTACGGCAATTTATCAAAGGACGCAGACGGAaatctaaatttaccaaaagacatACGTCATTTTGATATTTACCAAAGAACACACttttttaaatgcatttcctattttaccctcgtgataatttaactttttctatagtttttcctttcttcataatatttctctctcttctctctcttctctgtTTTGTATCGGCAGGACataggaataacattagtcaattttttaataacattttaatacatttgaaaaaatcaaaataaataatgaacatcatatttgaactccttgaaattttagaaatttataaaaactgaaatgggtgcaatcggagttttctaggtcgatcagttgcagctttctaggtcgatcagtggatttcgatcaaaacccattgattgacctagagagctcggattgcactcatttcagtttctatggatttctaaaattgcaaggagtttaaatatggtgtccattatttattttagatttttataaaGGTTAACaagaaaaatcaaagaatcgacaaaaaaaccaacattgggcctgatatggacttatatcaggcccaacgtgggtatgatatcattccatatcaggcccaacgtgagcttTTTTTACCGATTATTTGATGTTACTTGTTAActtctataaaaagccaaaataaataatggatactatatttgaactccttgcaattttagaaatccatagaaactgaaatggatgcaatcagtgggttttgaccgaaacccactaatcgacctagaaagttccgattgcacccatttcagtttctatgaatttctaaaatttcaaagagttcaaatattatgtccattattatttttagcattcctagtggtggaccagaggttttgaaaaatcctaaatctctttttttttttatttagacctgatatgaagagatatcatgcccacgttgggcctgatatctcttcatatcaggcccaatgtgggactggtatctccccatatcaagcccaatgtgggcctgacatgggagatatcaggccaagtaacaaaaaaaaaagaaaaaaaaaagaaagagagatttagggtttttcaaaacctctggtccaccactaggaatgtcaaaaataaataatggacatcatatttgaactccttgaaattttagaaattcatagaaactgaaatgggtacaatcggagctttctaggtcgataaGTGGGGTtcagtcaaaacccactgattgacctagagagctctgattgcacccatttcagtttctatggatttctaaaattgcaagtagttcaaatatggtgtctattatttattttggctttttatagaggTTAACTAGCAAAATCAAGAATTAGCaaaaaagcccacgttgggcctgatatggactcatatcaggcccaacgtgggcctgatatcattccatatcaggcccaacgtgggattttttaccgattctttgatgttacttgttaacctctataaaaagtcaaaataaataatagacaccatatttgaactccttacaattttagaaattcatagaaactaaaatgggtgcaatcggagctctctaggtcaatcagtgggttttgaccgaaacccactgatcgacctagaaagctccgattgcacccatttcagtttctatgaatttctaaaatttcaaagtgtaacgccccgcctcctactaactacgctgcgaggccggaccgtcacattatgctgtgctaagctatctacatgaccattactaagtctaggtgcggaaaactgtaccaattaaaactttgctaagctaatacaagtttttggtcctacatgtgctaagagatgcaatctaaggtatacatggcatatcctacatcccctacggtcaaggagctgaattacaaggtctcttggtcgaaacccagcttcccaatcgatccagattaaactcaatcgattgcaagctgttgaatcgatccatggatcgattccgatggctactgtgctcgggttaatatcctggatcgatcggctgatcgatccagactggtaaatcgatccagtgatcgatcccagggcttccTGTTCGTGACagaggcatccggatcgatcggctgatcgatccaggagcttactgttcgcggtacgaacttctcaatcgatcggctgatcgactgagaagcctccaatcgatcggccgatcgattggggtttctaatttcgtaccataagtctgatttcagcactgtttcgtgccaaattcacatccacaagttctaacatgactataaacatcccaataacaccaactgacattctaagcaggaacactaacaatctaaaccgatctttcatgattcatagcattaaaataactagaagtgcggaaagtaacaacttaataaaatgctaaggtttcagatttatttctagtttctccaaggtctttattccaggttccatccacacacatcttcatcattgcattgaccttcagcctccgctagtccatttttcctttacctttatctgcagtataaggaaaataatatctgtaagcttgagagcttagtaagaaaccatctacctcactaaaacatgcatacgatgcaatttatgtctttaaaacatgctatttgaaacatatgaatactgaacatgtaagagtatagcatggcatacaaacaaactagtcatagcaacaagtgctaacataagctatcatattgtatcaatagaaaactgaactgatacaaaaactgaactgagctaattctaaactaatgctaaagctgtactgaatccacataactattgtgaagttttgaaaactatattcttaaatagattaaaataataatcatactgctgatgggcccggcaactgtacgtgctatgcgcgcatccctaactagacctgggtttgcaagtcccgaatttagtagggttactaggttatctgaacctaaggacgactatgggagcccaacccaatggatatctaatccagtacagtgccactgagaaaataaaatactgaacatagcaaagtaattcttgtcttgctctttctaggttatctgaacctagagctaggttgtctgaacctagaggcgactgtgggagcccacccattggaccgtagtccatataagctgtagtaaaactgcatatactaattaaatgcttctatcgcatttagctaaactGTTAAAATGTCTAAGTTGCGTTTTAATTGTACTAaacatactatcgagcacttggtatgcactgttgcacaccctatgtgcccaaaaatccataaattactaaactaaagcatgcaatcacacgaaggtacttatactgcaagtgaggggtttcttacctcctgtgctagttttcttacgattataatcgctagatttccggtggagacgatcttctcgacagTTCCCTCGcatctacgtgttcctctcgcgaagggaagcatcctcgtgtcggagttgtcgccggaaggtgctcttagagcccttaggcttggtgcactgagagaggaagaggagggagaggtgggcggcggtgagggtttgaggagaagaagAGTTGCGTTAAAATacaaccccacttaataatttcctatttatatcaagtggttaaattcacccaactcaaatataaatataattgtttccctttcctttcagcacggccctgctgggttcacatggttactagagtccgctataagtcgtaggacccaataggtcacaggttcaattctcgcgtaggctattttcgttttctatttatttttgctacttccgctattctaaaaattccaaaaaattatcctaaaattccagaaaaatactaggatatttctaataattattttgagaatttttgggcgttacaatcccccataccttataaaaagttcatcctcgaacttagaataactctgggtactcctgtctcatactggcttctgtctcccaagttgcctcttctgctgtgtgactttgccaaattactttcactaatggtacctccctgttccgcaatttcttaactgctcggtctattatctgaataggccgactgtcatagctgaggtcttcgcggagttgtaccagctggggctcaatcacctgggtggcatctgggatatgcttcttcagcaaagagacatgaaatacattatggatggctgacatctcctatggtagctctagctcatatgctacgttgccaactcttctagtgataaggaatggtcccacatatctgggacttaatttgcccttcttcccaaaacgcattactcccttcatgggagctactctgaggaacattgtatccccaactgaaaactctaaaggtctgcgccgtgtatcagcatagcttttctggcggctctgagctgtctctattctctggcggatctgctgtatagctgctgtggtatctgctactagatctgtctgaagttctagttctttctgttcaccactctcataccagcagattggagatctacacctccgccgatagagagcctcgtaaggtgccatgccgatgatggcctgatagctattgttgtatgcaaattctgctaaactcagatatttgcaccaacttcccttgaagtctagggcacatgctcagagTATATatttgagtacctgatttactcactccgtctgaccatccgtctgaggatgaaaagctgtgctaaattttaacttagtgcccattgctgactgtacacactcccagaagtgtgacgtgaatctactgtctctgtctgaaataatggttcgtgggactccatgtagcctaacgatctccttgagatacaattgagctagttgctccatggaataggatatcctgatagctaagaagtgagttgatttagtcaatctgtcgactattacccagatggtatcaaaaccattcgtggttctgggtagtcccactatgaaatccattaaaatatcctcccacttccattctgggatctggataggctgcagactcctcctggcctctggtgttctgccttgaccctctgacaggttagacagatgttgacatatctagcgatgtctcttttcatcccaggccatcaaaaacgtctcttcaggtctaggtacattttggtggagcccggatgcatcgcgtagggagtcctgtgagcctcgtctaaaatctttcttTGTAGTTCCTTCTGATCTGGAatacatagtctgtcaccaaaatataatacccccCTATCTGAGaccctgaactctccactttctgattctgttaacccttgcttgattttctggatttcaggatcctgttcctgagctgtctggatttcaccaagcagggtagatgctaatgtcatagtagagagttgtcccactataagttcgggactgaaatctgtgatctccctcTGTAGggatggtgacatggctgctagtgataataaggtagcactggacttcctgctaagcgcatctgctaccttattggcttttcctgggtgatagaggatgtctatgtcatagtccttgaccagctctagccatctgcgctgtcgcatattcaggtccttctgagtgaagaaatacttcagactctggtgatctgtatacactctacactgagctccatacaggtaatgtctccaaattttgagagcgaacacaactgctgcaaggtcaagatcatgagtaggatagttcctctcatagtctttgagttgtctggaggcataggcgatcaccttgccattttgcatcagcactgctcctagtcccaatttagagacatcactataaatgtcaaagctgtctgtgttttctggtagagtcaaaatgggagcactggtcaatctcctctttaactcgctaaagctattctcacagtcctctgtccactgaaattttctgttctttctggtaagagctgtcagtggggaggctatcctggagaaatcctctacgaactttctgtaatagccagctagtcccaaaaagcttctgatttcactggcgttctgtggtcttttccagttactcatagcttctatcttactagggtctaccatgatatcatcctttgagatgatgtggcccagaaaggacacctgatctaaccaaaattcacatttcgtgaacttcgcgtacaactgattctgctgaagggacTGCAATAttattctcaggtgctctacgtgttcttcctgagttcctgaatatataaggatgtcatcgataaacacaataataaatctatctaggtaatccctgaatagtctgttcatgaggtccatgaaagtagctggagcatttgtcacgccaaagggtatgactacgaactcgtaatgtccgtatctagtcctgaatgctgtcttgggtatatccccttctttaaccttcacctgatgataacctgatctgaggtctatcttagagaacactgctgctccctttagctgatcgaacaggtcatcaattctgggaagaggatacctgttcttgatcgtgacttggttcagtgcccggaaatccatacacaggcgcatgctcccgtccttcttcttcacaaacaatacaggcgctccccatggtgagtgactaggacgtatgaagcccttgtcaagcagctcctgtagttgctcatgaagttccttcagttctgctggagccatgcggtagggtgctttggagataggattcgtaccgggaatgagttctatcacaaattcaatctccctgtctggtgctagacctggtaactcctcagggaagactactgggtagtcacatacgactcggacccctgctagctgttggtccttgtcctgactggtattgactacatgtgctaggaatcccgtacatcctgaattcattaatttctgtgctcttagagctgagagaaacttcttg contains:
- the LOC122012480 gene encoding vicilin Car i 2.0101-like; the encoded protein is MAITKEKALLAVLLFLSLYLLSAASVLSHNSVDPQRRLEQCQQECRQSRQGEAQRRQCEQRCEEEYRSEQRRSRGDDLVEMRRDPQERLRQCKQKCWQQQHDPRQVQQCEMQCEQRYEEERGRDETNRDPEEELRRCERRCDQQRGDARQQEQCQRRCEERYQEERERRERGCDAVGNRDPREEFRRCQQRCEEERRDPRRQQQCQWKCEEQYREQREREELGRGGSGGNRDLREEYRRCEDDCEQQYRDPRKMRQCRSQCEEECREHERRGRGGREDPAIEMV